In the genome of Segnochrobactrum spirostomi, the window TGCTCGCGGCGCTCAAAGCCTGGGGCGACGCCCACCCGTACGAGGCCGCGGCGGAGAGCGACGCGGCGTAACCCGATCCTCTCGAGGCCATCCTGATGCACGGTCGCATTGTCTGGAACGAACTCAACACGCGCGATCCCGAAGCCGCGAAGGCCTTCTACGGCACGGTGATCGGCTGGACGTTCGCCCCGAAGGAAATGTCGGACGGCCGGACCTATTGGCTCGCGATGGCCGACGGTGAGCCGGTTGCAGGGCTTTTCACGCTCGACGCCGACCAGCACGCCGACATCCCTGACCACTGGTTCGCCTATCTGGAAGTCGACGACGTGGATGCCCGAGCCGCCACGGCGATCGCTGGGGGCGGGACTCTGCGGACCGGAC includes:
- a CDS encoding VOC family protein; this translates as MHGRIVWNELNTRDPEAAKAFYGTVIGWTFAPKEMSDGRTYWLAMADGEPVAGLFTLDADQHADIPDHWFAYLEVDDVDARAATAIAGGGTLRTGPEDIPGVGRLAVIRDPVGAYLGWMTPRP